Genomic DNA from Acidobacteriota bacterium:
ACCAGCACCGAAGCGGCACCCTCGGCGATCTGCTCTGGGAAGGTGTTGATGGGGCTGAACTGGGGCAGCGGCATGCCGCTGGCGTCATAGGCGTGAATGACGTCGCTGGTGATGCCGCCGACCAGGAAGTCGGCAGCCCGGGGCAGCACGTCGAAGGGAGAGTCGAGACCGTCGGCGCCGTTGGCGACGAAGTTGCCGAGGTACATGCCGGCGGTGTCGAATTGCGCCACGGCATCGGCGTTGGCACCGCTGCCGATAGTGACCAGCAGGTTGCCGCTGGCGTCGAGGGCGATACCGCGGATGTTGTCGAGGATCGAAGTGTCGGCACCGCCGGCGGGAGCGAAGACGCCGAGGTAGTTGCCGTCCAGGTCGTACTCTTGGACCACGTCTTCGAGCTGGTCCGAGACCAGAATGCTCATGCCGTCATTGCTGAGGATGGCCTGGATGGGGGTGGAGAGATTGGTCGGATCGGCGGGGATGAAGTCCGGGTCGATGAGATCGCCGGTCATGGGATCGAAGGCCATGACCCGATCGTTGCTGGATTCAGGGATGAGCAGCAGGCCGGTGGTGGCGATGCCCTCTTGGGCACGTTGCTGAGCGTCCGGGTCGCGGACCGGCAGCGGGCCGGTGGCTTCCGCTTCGATTCCGCTAATCTCCGCTTGGATCTCCGCTTCACTGGCGGCCTGGGCACCGGGGGTGGGCAGCAGGACTGCCAACAGGGCGAAGACGATCACAGTTCTCGTCAACTGGTGGAACATCGAGATCTCCTCTGATAGCGATTGGAAAAATCCTGTAAAACATATCAGAAGTGCCCTGGAGAGGCGAAAAGATCCGACCAACAAAGGACATTTCAGGCTGGTAGAATCCCTCGGATGCCGAAGATTCACCTCCTTTCCGACCACCTGATCAGCCAAATCGCCGCCGGGGAAGTGGTGGAACGCCCCGCTTCGGTGGTCAAGGAGTTGGTGGAGAACTCCCTCGACGCCGGCGCTACTTCGGTGGCGGTACGCCTCGAGGCCGGCGGCAAACGGCGCATCGTGGTGGAGGACGACGGCGGGGGCCTGGGTGCTGACGATGCCCTGCTGGCCTTCGACCGCCATGCCACCAGCAAGATCGACAGCTTTGAGGATCTGGAGCGCATTGGCACCCTGGGATTCCGGGGAGAAGCGCTGGCATCCATCTCGGCGGTGGCGCGGGTGGAAATGCTCACCGCCGAGACCAGTGGCGAGGGGACCCGGGTGCGCATCGAGGGCGGCCGGGTGAAGGTGGCGGAGCCGGCGGCTCGGGCTCGCGGTACGACCTTGGAGGTGGCGTCCCTCTTCTTCAACGTTCCCGCCCGGCGCAAGTTCCTCAAGACCCCGGCCACCGAGATGCGGCGCTCGGTGGAGGTGATTCAAGGCTACGCCCTGGCCCGCCCGGACGTGCGCTTCAGCGTTCACCACGATGGCCGCAGCGTGCTCGAGGCACCGCCGGTGAGCGACGACCCGGAGGGCCTGCGTCAGCGCATTGGCCAGATCTTCGGTACCTCCCTGGCCCGGGAGCTGGCGGTGTTGGAGGATCTACCGGCGGACATCGCCGGTGGTGACGAGTGCATCCACGGTTTCGTCGGCTCGCCGGAGACCACTCAGGGGCGCCGTCTCTTCGTCTTCGTCAACCGCCGTCTCTTGCGCGACCGCTCGGTGCTGGCCACTTTCTATCGGGCGGTGCGGGAGGAGTGGCGGAGCGACAAGTATCCAGCGCTCTTCCTCTTCCTGGACCTGCCGCCCGAGGACGTAGACGTCAACGTGCACCCGCAGAAGGCGGAGGTGCGCTTCCGGGACACCACGGTGCTGGGACGGTTGATGGAGGTGCTGCGGGCCGGGTTGGGCCGAGCCCGGGGCGAGGTGGGGGCGCCGCTGCGGAGCCCGGATGGGGGGCCGGCTACCCCCTTCGTCTGGCAGGGATTGGGAGAACGGTCGCGGAGCGAGGGCGCCTTCGAAGCCCCGGCCTTTGCCTCCGGCACAGGCTCGGAGAGCTCCTACCCTCCGGTGCTCCCTTCTGCTTCGACGCTGGGGGAGCCGACCAGCGTGGGCACCGCCATATCCTCGCCGCCGGATCCG
This window encodes:
- a CDS encoding IPTL-CTERM sorting domain-containing protein; the encoded protein is MFHQLTRTVIVFALLAVLLPTPGAQAASEAEIQAEISGIEAEATGPLPVRDPDAQQRAQEGIATTGLLLIPESSNDRVMAFDPMTGDLIDPDFIPADPTNLSTPIQAILSNDGMSILVSDQLEDVVQEYDLDGNYLGVFAPAGGADTSILDNIRGIALDASGNLLVTIGSGANADAVAQFDTAGMYLGNFVANGADGLDSPFDVLPRAADFLVGGITSDVIHAYDASGMPLPQFSPINTFPEQIAEGAASVLVANFSGTQEGVVEFSNDGTSIIGIYDPASLGGYRGAYELPNGNILTTNGGGVHEIDRMGNLVETKIASVSARFITFVGPANPEVPLDPIIDVPTLSGWGLIALVLALAAFGVMASIRRRARG
- the mutL gene encoding DNA mismatch repair endonuclease MutL, producing MPKIHLLSDHLISQIAAGEVVERPASVVKELVENSLDAGATSVAVRLEAGGKRRIVVEDDGGGLGADDALLAFDRHATSKIDSFEDLERIGTLGFRGEALASISAVARVEMLTAETSGEGTRVRIEGGRVKVAEPAARARGTTLEVASLFFNVPARRKFLKTPATEMRRSVEVIQGYALARPDVRFSVHHDGRSVLEAPPVSDDPEGLRQRIGQIFGTSLARELAVLEDLPADIAGGDECIHGFVGSPETTQGRRLFVFVNRRLLRDRSVLATFYRAVREEWRSDKYPALFLFLDLPPEDVDVNVHPQKAEVRFRDTTVLGRLMEVLRAGLGRARGEVGAPLRSPDGGPATPFVWQGLGERSRSEGAFEAPAFASGTGSESSYPPVLPSASTLGEPTSVGTAISSPPDPGAGAAEAAARLAAAAFPPVERAPVPLSGRSGEARPFRLLGQYKGTLILLEGPDGLYLVDQHVAHERILYERLRRDLVSQAPPSQGLVTPLMLELAPAETLRLKELASSLGECGFRLEPLSGNSLAVLEVPAALTQEQSEKLLLSLAADADAGGGGGVEELRRDLLENLAASLSCRNAVKMHHVLRPEEMETLVAELFQAEQPYACPHGRPIVLQMTDGDLERRFGRRK